The DNA window GTTTCGTTGAATATCCGTTTGTGTCTATTAGAATGGTTTGGTGAGTAGTTTAACGGATTCATCCTGACCCTGAAGGGTCAGGTATTCTCCTGTGCTTACGTATAATGCTAATGCGTGTGGGTATACCGAGACTCAGGGTTGACTACCGAGCGAGCCTTTCGATGATAGGCACGGTTCTGAAGCTACTCGCCGTACCTCTTCTGATCCCGGTCGTCGTGGGTGTGATCTACGGCGACTCGTTGGTTCCCTTCTTCGTTACCATAGCCGTAACTCTCGTACTCGGGGAGTCGCTCGAACGTCTGAGTCCCGACGCCGACATGGGTAACCGCGAGGCGTTTCTGATGGTGCCTCTGACCTGGATCACTGTCGTAGTCATCGGTGCGATCCCGTACGTCGTAGAGGCTCACGGGATACCTCCCGTCTATCCGGCACCGTACCCCGGATCGAGCCTCGGAGACCCCGTAGACGCCGTCTTCGAGAGCATGAGCGGATTCACGACTACGGGAGCTACCGTGATGGAGTCGATATCGTTCGAGTCCCACTCGCGCGCTCTGATGATGTGGAGACAGGAGACCCAGTGGCTCGGCGGAATGGGTATAGTCGTCCTCGCGGTCGCTATACTCCCGAGGCTCTCAGTCGCGGGCGCACAGCTAATGGAAGCCGAGGCACCGGGTCCCGGAATCGAGAGGCTGACTCCACGTATAAAGGAGACTGCAAAGACACTCTGGAAGATATACCTCGGACTCACGGTTCTCCAGATAGGTCTTCTGTATCTCTTCTACCGACTTGGACATGCCCCCAACATGACACTCTACAACTCGGTGGCTCACGCCTTCACGACTCTCCCGACGGGGGGGTTCTCACCCGAGGCGAGGAGCATAGAGGCGTTCTCCCCCATAGCCCAGTGGATAATAGTGCCGTTCATGCTCGCGGCGGGTACCAACTTCGCCCTCTTCTGGTATCTCCTCAACCTCGACTTCGGTGACTTCTTCGGCGACGAGGAGTTCAGGTCGTACGTGGGTGTAACCGCAGCCCTGTCACTGATGGGAGCCGCTCTGATCTTCTTCGACCCGGGTCTCGAATCGGTCGACGGAGTGGGTTCGGTAGCCGGCGAGGTAGAGCCCGCATTACGCCACTCGGTCTTCCAGTTCACCTCGATAGTCACGACGACGGGATACGCGAGCATGGACTTCAACACGTGGGGATTCGGGTTGACGGTACTCCTCTTCATAGCTCTCTTCGTGGGCGGAAGCACGGGAAGTACGGGCGGCGCGATAAAGATAATGAGATGGGTCGTCGTGGTCAAGTCGATCAAGCGCGAGCTTTTCACGACGGTTCATCCCGAAGCTGTCAGACCCGTCCGTCTCTCAGGTAATCCGCTCGACGAACGCGCGATCCGTGGCGTCCTCGTCTTCGTGACGACCTACCTCGTACTCTTCTTCGTCGGTGTCTTCCTCGTCGCAGTCGACGCCTCGAACGCCGGAATAAACATTAGCCTCTTAGAGGAAGCCTCGGCAGTCGCCACGACGCTCGGAAACGTGGGACCCGGATTCGGAGCCGTGGGTCCGATGAACAACTACGCCTTCTTCTCCGACACGACAAAGCTGTTTATGGTCGTTCTGATGTGGGCTGGAAGACTCGAAATCATACCCGTACTTGTAGTTCTGACTCCGTCGTACTGGAAGTCATAAGCAAAAGAGACGTGTGAGGTCGGCGCGAATACACCGTATGTTCGGAACATCGGGTATACGCGGGGGTCTCGACGAGGTCTCACCCCATCTGTGTCTCAGACTCGGAAAGGCTGTCGGGAGTCTTTCGTCGAGAGTCGTCGTAGGACGAGACGGACGTCTCACGGGTGAATCTCTCAAGAACTCCTTAGTCGCTGGGTTAGAGAGTGTAAGAGCCGAGGTCGTAGACGTCGGAGTAGTTCCGACACACACGGTCGCGTGGGCGGCGCGCGAACATGAGAGTATGGGAGTGATGGTCACTGCTTCCCACAACCCGCCGGGAGACAACGGTGTGAAGGTCTTCGACTCTGACGGAACCGAGATAAGCCGCGAGACCGAGAGACGGTTAGAGAAGAGAGTCGGTGACAGCGACGTCGCCGAGCCGCGCGACTGGACTGAGTCAGACGAACGCGGCTGTTTGAGTGCCTATCTGAGAGACGCTCTCGACTACGTAGGTGAAGACGGGGACATCGATCTCAGAGTCGCGGTCGACTGCGCTAACGGCGTCGGTTCCCTGACTACGCTTCCGCTCCTGAGAGAGATGGGATGCGAGGTCACGGGGGTCAACGCCCAGATAGACGGTAGCTTCCCAGGACGTGAGCCGAAGCCGACACCCGACTCAGTCTCGGAGTTCGGTGACTTCGTCCGAGACGGAGACTTCGACTTGGGTCTCGCACACGACGGCGACGCCGACAGAGTCGTAGTAGTAGACGGTGACGGCGACGTAGTCCCCGAGGACGCAGTCGTGGCTGTCCTCGCTGACGACTACACGAATAGAGACGGAGGCACAGTAGTCACTACGCCGAATGCGTCGTCGAAGATAGACCAACGCGTCGACGGAGAAGTGAGACGGACACGTCTCGGGGGGCTCTCTGAGGCAGTCGACGACGACGTCGTATTCGCCGCAGAGCCGTGGAAACACGTCTTTCCGAAGTTCGGCGGCTGGATAGACGGAACCGTGAGTGCAGCCGAGGTCGTACGTCTCGTCGCAGAGGCTGGTGGAACCAACGCGCTCTTCGGCGACATACGGATCGCAGTCGAGAAGACCAACGTCGACTGTCCCGACGACGCGAAGCGGCAAGCCATCGAAGGCGTCAAGGAGAGGACGAGAGAGGAGTTCGGCTCCGAGGCGGAGATAGACACGTCTTACGGAGTCCGTCTCGACTTCGGGGGCGGCGACTGGGCACTCGTACGTCCGAGCGGAACCGAGCCGGTCGTACGTGTCTACTCCGAGGGATTCGAGTTAGAAAGAGTAGTCGAGGTCGTCGAGGAAGCTATTCGAGAGGCTCGAACTTAGTTCCGTAATGTATCATTCCTTCCTCGCCGTCCTGTCCTATACGTCTGAACGAAGTCTCGACACGGTCGCCTATCTCAACATCCTCGACGACCTGTCCCGTCATACGTGCTCCCTCGTCTAGCTCGACGACAGCGAGCGTGTAGGGCACGGTTCCCTCGTAGTCCTCTCCGGGATCGTGGACGCGCGTGTAAGAGACGACCTCTCCCTCTCCCGAGAACTCCTTCTCGACTATCTCGCCGTCCCTCCTGCAGTCGGGACACAGACTGCGCGGAGGGAAGTAGGCTGTGCCGCACGTCTTGCACTCTGTTCCTACGGTTCTGTAACGCTGGTTTATCTTTCTCCAGAAACGTGGTACTGTCATCTATCTACTGCCTCCTGAGTCTGAGTCTGAGTCTGAGTTCGAGTTCGAGAGTATGCTGACTACGGCTGTCGCGCCGGTTCCTCCGACGTTGTGGGCGAGTCCGACCTCGGCGTCTTCGACCTGTCTCCCGTCGGCTTCGCCCCTGAGCTGTGTCACGACCTCGGCGATCTGTCTCACACCCGTCGCGCCGAGAGGATGTCCGCACGCCTTGAGACCTCCCGATGGATTTACGGGTATACGTCCGTCGAGTCCTGTCTCGCCGTTCTGGGTAGCCTCGCCTCCCTTTCCTTTCTCGACGAATCCGAGATCCTCTACTGCAAGTATTTCTCCTACGGTGTACGAGTCGTGAACCTCGGCGAGGTCGACGTCGTCGGGATCTATACCCGCGGAGTCGTATGCGGTCTGGGCGGCGTGCTGTGTCGACTTGATACTCGTCATGTCGTCCCTGTCGTGGACTGAGAGTGTGTCACTCGCCTGTGCGGTCGCCTCGACGTAGACGGGATCGTCGACGAACTCCTCGGCTACGTCGGCGGAGGCGACTACTACCGCCGCCGCGCCGTCGCTTCCGGGCGAACAGTCGAACATCCTGAGAGGCTCCGACACATACGGAGTCGACTCGACTACCTCAGCGGGCACAGAGCTCTGGTACTGTGCGTACTCGTTGCCCTCTGCATTGGCGTGGTTCTTGACTGCGACCTCCGAGAGCTGTGACCTCGTCGTGCCGTACTCGTCCATGTGTGCCCGCGCCATCATAGCGTAGAGCGAAGGGACGTTGGCACCCTCGAAGACCTCCCACTCCCTGTCGGCGCTCCCGCTCAGGGCGTCGGTCGTCTCCTCGGCACCGAGGTCTGTCATCTTCTCGACACCGCTCGCGACGACGACGTCGGACGCGCCGCTCGCCACGTCGAGGACAGCCTGTCTGAAAGCGAGTCCTCCCGAGGCGTCGGCGGCTTCGACACGTGTCGCGGGTATGTGTTCGACCGCGAGTCCGGCGTAGTCGGCGATGAGCGCGGCGACGTGTTCCTGGTCTATGAACTGACCCGCGCTCATGTTTCCGCCGTAGAGGGCGTCTATGTCGTCTCCACCGACGCCCGCGTCTTCGAGAGCACGTACCCCCGCAGTCGTGAATATGTCTCTGAACGATCTGTCCCAGTGTTCGCCGAAAGAGGTCTGTCCGACCCCTATTACTGCTACGTCTCTTTCCATTCTTACTCCTCCTTTATCTTGCCCTTGTGCTTGGCGTACTCTCCGTAGTCGAGATACTCTACGTCGTCGGAGTCGATGATGTCACGCACGAGAGGTGCGCGGTCACGTCTCTCGATCTCCTCGGTGATATCGAGCGAGAAGGCGTCACTTCCCGCTCCCGATCCGAACGATGCTAAGAAGACGCGGTCGCCGGGCTCCGCCTCGTCTAAGACGGCGGAGAGTCCGACGAGCGACGCGCCGCTGTATGTGTTTCCTATCTCGGGTGTTAGGAGACCCGTCTCGTACTGTTCCTCGTCGAATCCTATCTTCTGTGCGACCTTGACGGGGAACTTACCGTTGGGCTGGTGGAATACGGCGTAGTCGTAGTCGTCCGTCGTCGTCCCGAGTCTGTCCATCAGCTTCTCGCTCGAACTCGTTATATGTCTGAAGTAGGCGGGCTCTCCCGTGAAACGTTCTCCGTGCTGAGGGTAACGCGCTCCCTCACGTCTCCAGAAGTCGGGGGTGTCGGTCGTGAACGACGCGGTGTCCTCGATCTTAGCCATCGCCTCGTCGTCGTCTCCTATAACGAAAGCCGCTCCTCCCGCGGCGGCACTGTACTCAAGAGCGTCCCTCGGCGCGCCCTGTGAGACGTCGGCGCCGATAGCCATTCCGTAATCTATCATACCCGAGTCGACGAGTCCCATACACGACTGTATCCCCGCTGTGCCTGCCTTACACGCGAACTCGAAGTCGGCGGCTGTCATGTCAGGTGTCGCGCCTATAGCCGCGCCGACTATTGTTCCCGTCGGCTTGACTGCGTAGGGATGTGACTCGCTTCCGGTGTATATAGCACCGATCTCCTCTCCGTCTACGTCGACACGTCTCATCGCGTTCTTCGCCGCCTCGGTGGCGATAGTTATGGTGTCCTCGTCCTCGTCGGGGACGCTCTTCTGTTTGACGTTGAGACCGTTCTTGATGACGTCTGGGTCGTCTCCCCAGATACGTGCTATCTCCTCAGCCTCTATCCTGTACTTGGGTACGTAGGCTCCGTAGCTTACTATTCCTGCCATTCGGTTACTCCTCCTCGTATCTGTTTATACGTGATATCATCTTACTCAGATCCATCTGTGTAACGCTCAGGTCTATTCCTTCTATACGTGCGAGACGGGGTGCTAGATCCGACATCTCGTCTTCGTCTATGCCGTGTAGTACGACGGCGCGCGGCTTGAGGCTCGTGACACGTATTGCGACGAGAGGACTCTCGCCGCGCGAGACACGTGTGAAGACGAGAGCGCGCTGTGTCGTCCAGCCGTAGAGACGCGTGAACTCGGCGTTCGAGAGACTGGTTATCGCCTTCACTGAGTCTATGACTGTGTGTCCTGCGAGTGTAGTGTCGTCGTCGGAGTCCTCGCTGGCTCTGTGAACCACGTCGGCGTCTATCGCGTCGTAGAAGTCATCGGCGTCGACGGGGGTCTCGTAGTCCCTGAGATCCTTTATGGCGTCACCCTCGAAGCCGGCTCCGAGAATACGTCTGTACCTCCGGAGTGTCTCGCCTCCGCGCTCCCTGTCAATCTCTATGAGGGCGTCGACAGTCCTCCTCACGACGTTCGCGCCGGGACTCTGACGTCTTCCGCTCTCGTAGTCGCTCACGACACTCACCGAGACGTCGAGCCTCTCGCTGAGCTCCGACTGTGAGACTCCGAAGTTCTCCCTCCATTTCCGGAGTGTAGATCCGGGGTCGTCGCTGAGTACGACCTCCCCCGCGATCTTCTCCGAGAGCTTAGTCTCGGGGTTCGAAGCCGCACGTGCATCGTCCGTCTCAGCCATCTATCTCAGAGTCACGTCTCTCTCATATATATGTAGCGAAAGGCGACGAAACGTGTTTCGACAGATGTCGAAAAAGTGTCAGGAGTTTTCGGGTCTGTCTCCCAAGGTCACCTCAACGGTCTGTTGCTCTCCATCACGTATGATAGTAAGTTCGACGGTGTCACCGGGACGTGTCTCAGTCGCGAGGTAGCTCGCGAGGTCTTCCGACGAGTCGACCTCCATTCCTCCGATTCCGACTATGACGTCTCCTCCGGTGGGCATCCTTCCTGTGGTCACACTCGACTCAAGGATGCCCTCAGAGGGTCCACCGTCGATTACATCGACTACGAGTACGCCCCTCACGTCGTTGAGCCCATTAGCGTCTGCGACAGCAGGGGTGACCGGCATAGTCGATACGCCGAGGTACGAGTGGCTGTAGTCTCCGTCTTGTATGAGTTCGGGGACGACACGGCTCACCATCTCGGGCGATATCGCAAAGCCGAGGTTGTCGCCCTGTTTGGCTCGGTTGACACCCACGACTTCTCCTTTGAGGTTTACGAGGGGACCACCGCTGTTACCCGGATTTATGGGAGCGTCTGTCTGTATGGCGTCGGGGATTGCGAAGCCTCCTCGCGTCCTCATCGACCTGTTGAGTCCGCTGACTATGCCGTGTGTGACCGATCCCTCGTAGCCGAGGGGATTTCCGAGGGCGAGTACGACCTGCCCCCTCTTAGGATCGGAGGACGCGACTGGTAGTGGGTCGGCGTAGGCGGGAGGATCGTCGACCTTAAGTACGGCTAAGTCAGTGTAGACGTCGGCTCCGACGACCGACGCGCGTCTCCAGTCATCCCTGCTGTATCTAACCCAGACCTGATCGGAGTCCTGTACTACGTGCTGGTTGGTAACTATATGTCCGTTGTTGTCATATACGAATCCCGATCCCTGACCCGAGTTAGTCGACGCTAAAGAGCCGACACGTATCGAGACGACCGAGTCTATCGTGGAGTTGTAGACCGACGAGTAGACTTCCGACGGGCTTCCCGTGATATTTACTGAGACCGGTGTCTTAGGTCGCGTGTCGGCTCCGGCTCCCTCGGGCGACTCCGAGGGCGATGACGACGGAGACGCCGGCGCATTCGGCGACTGAGGCGCGGCGGTGTTTACGACGCCGAAGACGACGCCGAATATAACCACTATTACGACGGCTCCGCCTATCTTTGATTTCGTACTCATTTGCGTCTAAGTAGACGGCTTCGGAGAATAAGGCTGTTGGTAGATGGGTCTAGGAGTCCCCGTCGGTGTCGGAGAACTCGTGTCCACAGTTGGGACACGTATGAGTATGTGTCTCGTCGTTCTCCTCACGCCGAAGCTCGCGGCTCGACTCTGCGATCTCCCTCATGGCGTCGGTTATGCGATCCTCGGCTTCCTTCTCTCTGTCGACAGAGACGCGCGCGCCCTCGACCTCCAAGAGGAAACGTGCGGTCTCGGTAGACTCATAGACTATGTCGTCTATCTCGTCGGGCTCGAAGAACTCCGACATAGCTCCGTAGAGGAAGGTCGCACCCGACTTACGTACCTTGTCCTCAAACGACTTCCTCGCCTCGTTTACCGCCTGTGGCGAGTAGGTGTCTGTCATGAAAGGGACGAGATCGGGAAGGTTCTCGCCTATGAGTGTCATCTCGATCCCCGTCTCAGTCCTGAAGTCGGAACACAGACGCGCTATTGCCCACTCGCGCGCCGTGATATATGTGCGGTCTCTCAGGAACTCGTTTACCCTGTCGTACTCCGACTCCTCGACCTTCTTGAAACGGTCGTACTTGTCTATCTCGTCGGACTCCATTGCCATTACAGTGGACTACTCCGTCTTCGAACTTAAAGACCCGCGCTCGGACTCCCTCATTTCTCTATCCTGCGTCTGTGTAGCTCGACGGGTATACCGCCGGCTTCGAGTAGCCGACTGTGGAAGTCACGCGCGCTGAGATCGGTACCGTCGGCGAGGTCAGCGAGGAGTCTCCTGCCGACTGTGAACGAGACGCCGTTTCCGGGGTTACGGCTGTAGGCGACCGCCTCTGACCACGCAGCCTCGGGGTCGAAGCCCGCCTCGTCTACGAGGTAGTCGGCGGCTTCGTCGACTGTCATCTCTCCCCTGCTGAGTCTCATGTCGACTACGGCACGGCACGCGTTTCTGATCCTCTTCTCCGCCGAGACGAGACGTAGACCCTCGGCAGTCGCTCCCGTATCGAGTTCGTCGACGAAACCCGACTCTATCACAGTCTGTGCGGCGTATCCCCTCCATCCCTCTACGAAGTCGTCTCCGAAGCTGTTGAACCTTCCTGCTAAGCCGTAGACGGCTGACTCGTTGAGAGACGAGTAGACCTGCTGGAGATGGTGTCCGGGAAAGACGTCCGAGAAGACTGTGTAGGCGATCTCGGAGACGTTGTGAAACCTGAGCATCTCGGGATCTGCGG is part of the Candidatus Afararchaeum irisae genome and encodes:
- a CDS encoding TrkH family potassium uptake protein, which gives rise to MRVGIPRLRVDYRASLSMIGTVLKLLAVPLLIPVVVGVIYGDSLVPFFVTIAVTLVLGESLERLSPDADMGNREAFLMVPLTWITVVVIGAIPYVVEAHGIPPVYPAPYPGSSLGDPVDAVFESMSGFTTTGATVMESISFESHSRALMMWRQETQWLGGMGIVVLAVAILPRLSVAGAQLMEAEAPGPGIERLTPRIKETAKTLWKIYLGLTVLQIGLLYLFYRLGHAPNMTLYNSVAHAFTTLPTGGFSPEARSIEAFSPIAQWIIVPFMLAAGTNFALFWYLLNLDFGDFFGDEEFRSYVGVTAALSLMGAALIFFDPGLESVDGVGSVAGEVEPALRHSVFQFTSIVTTTGYASMDFNTWGFGLTVLLFIALFVGGSTGSTGGAIKIMRWVVVVKSIKRELFTTVHPEAVRPVRLSGNPLDERAIRGVLVFVTTYLVLFFVGVFLVAVDASNAGINISLLEEASAVATTLGNVGPGFGAVGPMNNYAFFSDTTKLFMVVLMWAGRLEIIPVLVVLTPSYWKS
- a CDS encoding phosphomannomutase gives rise to the protein MFGTSGIRGGLDEVSPHLCLRLGKAVGSLSSRVVVGRDGRLTGESLKNSLVAGLESVRAEVVDVGVVPTHTVAWAAREHESMGVMVTASHNPPGDNGVKVFDSDGTEISRETERRLEKRVGDSDVAEPRDWTESDERGCLSAYLRDALDYVGEDGDIDLRVAVDCANGVGSLTTLPLLREMGCEVTGVNAQIDGSFPGREPKPTPDSVSEFGDFVRDGDFDLGLAHDGDADRVVVVDGDGDVVPEDAVVAVLADDYTNRDGGTVVTTPNASSKIDQRVDGEVRRTRLGGLSEAVDDDVVFAAEPWKHVFPKFGGWIDGTVSAAEVVRLVAEAGGTNALFGDIRIAVEKTNVDCPDDAKRQAIEGVKERTREEFGSEAEIDTSYGVRLDFGGGDWALVRPSGTEPVVRVYSEGFELERVVEVVEEAIREART
- a CDS encoding Zn-ribbon domain-containing OB-fold protein; translated protein: MTVPRFWRKINQRYRTVGTECKTCGTAYFPPRSLCPDCRRDGEIVEKEFSGEGEVVSYTRVHDPGEDYEGTVPYTLAVVELDEGARMTGQVVEDVEIGDRVETSFRRIGQDGEEGMIHYGTKFEPLE
- a CDS encoding thiolase domain-containing protein, producing MERDVAVIGVGQTSFGEHWDRSFRDIFTTAGVRALEDAGVGGDDIDALYGGNMSAGQFIDQEHVAALIADYAGLAVEHIPATRVEAADASGGLAFRQAVLDVASGASDVVVASGVEKMTDLGAEETTDALSGSADREWEVFEGANVPSLYAMMARAHMDEYGTTRSQLSEVAVKNHANAEGNEYAQYQSSVPAEVVESTPYVSEPLRMFDCSPGSDGAAAVVVASADVAEEFVDDPVYVEATAQASDTLSVHDRDDMTSIKSTQHAAQTAYDSAGIDPDDVDLAEVHDSYTVGEILAVEDLGFVEKGKGGEATQNGETGLDGRIPVNPSGGLKACGHPLGATGVRQIAEVVTQLRGEADGRQVEDAEVGLAHNVGGTGATAVVSILSNSNSDSDSDSGGSR
- a CDS encoding hydroxymethylglutaryl-CoA synthase; protein product: MAGIVSYGAYVPKYRIEAEEIARIWGDDPDVIKNGLNVKQKSVPDEDEDTITIATEAAKNAMRRVDVDGEEIGAIYTGSESHPYAVKPTGTIVGAAIGATPDMTAADFEFACKAGTAGIQSCMGLVDSGMIDYGMAIGADVSQGAPRDALEYSAAAGGAAFVIGDDDEAMAKIEDTASFTTDTPDFWRREGARYPQHGERFTGEPAYFRHITSSSEKLMDRLGTTTDDYDYAVFHQPNGKFPVKVAQKIGFDEEQYETGLLTPEIGNTYSGASLVGLSAVLDEAEPGDRVFLASFGSGAGSDAFSLDITEEIERRDRAPLVRDIIDSDDVEYLDYGEYAKHKGKIKEE
- a CDS encoding helix-turn-helix domain-containing protein, which encodes MAETDDARAASNPETKLSEKIAGEVVLSDDPGSTLRKWRENFGVSQSELSERLDVSVSVVSDYESGRRQSPGANVVRRTVDALIEIDRERGGETLRRYRRILGAGFEGDAIKDLRDYETPVDADDFYDAIDADVVHRASEDSDDDTTLAGHTVIDSVKAITSLSNAEFTRLYGWTTQRALVFTRVSRGESPLVAIRVTSLKPRAVVLHGIDEDEMSDLAPRLARIEGIDLSVTQMDLSKMISRINRYEEE
- a CDS encoding trypsin-like peptidase domain-containing protein — its product is MSTKSKIGGAVVIVVIFGVVFGVVNTAAPQSPNAPASPSSSPSESPEGAGADTRPKTPVSVNITGSPSEVYSSVYNSTIDSVVSIRVGSLASTNSGQGSGFVYDNNGHIVTNQHVVQDSDQVWVRYSRDDWRRASVVGADVYTDLAVLKVDDPPAYADPLPVASSDPKRGQVVLALGNPLGYEGSVTHGIVSGLNRSMRTRGGFAIPDAIQTDAPINPGNSGGPLVNLKGEVVGVNRAKQGDNLGFAISPEMVSRVVPELIQDGDYSHSYLGVSTMPVTPAVADANGLNDVRGVLVVDVIDGGPSEGILESSVTTGRMPTGGDVIVGIGGMEVDSSEDLASYLATETRPGDTVELTIIRDGEQQTVEVTLGDRPENS